A stretch of Fusarium poae strain DAOMC 252244 chromosome 2, whole genome shotgun sequence DNA encodes these proteins:
- the TRI10 gene encoding transcription factor TRI10, whose translation MDFPKPRQVRETSLLMYYLDVVFSLQCITPNNNCLGKREWLLTILTSARPTYYATLCLALLYKESLSSPCRAEQAIVWKREKTYYYILALQESQKLLGGLDKTFGITRLKGTVVALACMIQLIGFESSHLSRGDWRVHLLAANTLIHVLVEGWSTALLSGPPATSIWCELDDSDFGLTEDQNSLSFEYLGALRFLSNSLATTGILSCISLGPSAPFEDYGHLLDQPGLIQMDEVLGCKNWAMLTILEVGKLDRWKRQEQEHNRLSLKTLARRAMMIEDMLTEELQRLPTSETLPDLITRIYAASITTYLHTVVSGLNPNLSEVQDSVSATILLLERLPDLQAVASVTWPLAVTGCMASESNKDFFRNTLRSYDATFTSLKKYDGTLEVLEDAWQKREIDTESPIRWEDLMDYHGIPVLLL comes from the exons ATGGATTTTCCAAAGCCGAGGCAGGTCAGAGAGACGAGCCTGTTGATGTACTACCTAGACGTGGTGTTTTCTTTGCAATGCATTACCCCAAACAACAATTGTCTGGGCAAGAGAGAGTGGCTGTTGACTATATTAACCTCTGCTCGGCCTACGTACTATGCCACATTGTGTCTCGCCCTCCTCTATAAAGAATCCCTTTCAAGCCCTTGCAGAGCTGAACAAGCAATAGTatggaaaagagaaaagaccTACTACTACATTCTTGCGCTCCAAGAGTCTCAGAAGCTATTGGGTGGACTCGACAAGACTTTTGGTATCACAAGATTGAAGGGGACTGTCGTTGCCCTTGCTTGTATGATCCAGCTTATCGGGTTTGAG TCTTCACACTTAAGTAGGGGAGATTGGCGTGTTCACCTCCTTGCAGCCAACACACTTATTCATGTGTTGGTCGAGGGCTGGTCCACAGCTTTACTTTCAGGCCCTCCAGCCACTTCCATCTGGTGTGAGTTGGACGATTCGGATTTCGGTTTAACTGAAGACCAGAATTCCTTGAGCTTCGAATACCTTGGAGCTTTGAGATTCTTGTCAAACTCTCTGGCGACAACCGGTATCCTATCATGCATATCTCTTGGCCCATCAGCACCATTCGAAGACTATGGTCACTTACTAGACCAGCCAGGCCTCATACAGATGGATGAGGTGCTGGGGTGCAAGAACTGGGCCATGCTGACTATTCTTGAAGTGGGTAAGCTGGACAGGTGGAAGCGCCAGGAACAAGAACATAACCGTTTGAGTCTAAAAACACTCGCTAGGCGTGCAATGATGATAGAGGATATGTTGACAGAAGAGCTACAAAGGCTGCCGACAAGCGAGACGCTGCCGGATCTCATCACCCGCATTTACGCCGCCTCCATTACGACTTACTTGCATACAGTAGTTTCAGGACTCAATCCCAACCTTTCAGAGGTCCAGGATAGTGTGAGCGCGACAATTCTCTTGTTGGAGAGACTCCCAGATCTGCAAGCTGTCGCGTCTGTTACCTGGCCTTTGGCTGTCACGGGTTGTATGGCCTCAGAAAGTAATAAGGACTTTTTCAGAAATACTCTGAGGTCTTATGACGCTACTTTCACATCCTTAAAAAAGTATGACGGAACTCTTGAGGTCTTGGAAGACGCTTGGCAGAAACGAGAGATAGATACAGAGTCTCCAATTAGGTGGGAAGATCTGATGGATTACCATGGGATTCCAGTGCTCCTTCTCTAG
- the TRI3 gene encoding trichothecene 15-O-acetyltransferase yields the protein MGDSSSSALPPLVPALYRWQSIGSNGRQVQRRSVGAEAIVGLEDKNRRSLYDLYIATSLRNVAPASTSLTLRNLKDMFELALLDARFEHPECACTVSWDNEVPAIITYESPESNESARVWAEGCVHVKPTAKSALDLWGEIEEGRSAANDNTPSKPIELFLLSDVPTDSTTIPQGATIEILFHSNHLFWDGIGCRKFIGDLFRLMGNYVDRSTEFETQEIQWGQEIKNLSPEVVDSLKLDVNTLGSEFDDKCTEYTSALVANYKSRGLKFLPGLRLPRCVIHKLSAEDSIAIIKAIKTRLGPGFTISHLTQAAIILALLDHLKPTDLSEDEVFISPTSVDGRRWLREDIAKNYYAMCQTAAVVRVENLKSIAVSHNDEKDLQVRAMESACRDIKKSYSQWLENPFLQALGIRVHNFEARYLHANPIPFEGEANPLFISDGINERFIPREIKRNSTGESVMSVESVDFVVNQSLPYLAVRLDSWRDASTLNIIYNDANYTEAEVQKYLKSIVEFMLAFKL from the exons ATGGGTGATTCATCTTCCTCTGCTTTACCGCCCTTGGTACCAGCGCTATACAGATGGCAGTCGATTGGATCTAATGGCCGCCAGGTCCAACGCCGGTCTGTGGGCGCTGAAGCGATTGTTGGACTGGAAGACAAAAACAGAAGATCTTTGTACGACCTCTACATCGCTACTTCACTTCGGAATGTTGCACCAGCCTCAACATCGCTGACGTTGCGAAATCTCAAAGACATGTTTGAGCTGGCCTTGTTGGACGCACGTTTCGAGCACCCTGAATGCGCTTGCACAGTATCCTGGGACAACGAAGTACCAGCCATCATCACCTACGAATCGCCAGAGAGCAACGAATCTGCTCGTGTTTGGGCTGAGGGCTGCGTTCATGTAAAGCCCACCGCAAAGAGTGCTCTCGATCTTTGGGGCGAAATAGAGGAGGGAAGATCGGCGGCCAACGATAACACACCCTCCAAGCCGATTGAGCTCTTCCTGCTTTCAGATGTCCCTACAGACTCTACAACAATTCCCCAAGGCGCGACCATTGAGATTCTATTCCATAGTAACCACTTATTCTGGGATGGAATCGGCTGTCGGAAATTTATCGGAGACCTCTTTCGTCTCATGGGCAATTATGTTGACCGCAGTACCGAATTTGAGACGCAGGAGATTCAATGGGGCCAAGAGATCAAAAACCTGAGCCCTGAAGTCGTTGACTCTCTGAAGCTGGATGTAAACACTCTTGGGAGTGAATTCGACGACAAGTGCACAGAGTATACAAGTGCTCTTGTAGCCAATTAT AAAAGCCGAGGTCTCAAATTTCTACCAGGACTCCGTTTACCTCGCTGTGTCATTCACAAACTCAGTGCCGAAGACTCCATTGCCATTATCAAGGCTATCAAGACTCGGCTTGGCCCCGGATTTACTATCAGTCATCTGACACAAGCTGCAATTATACTTGCCCTGTTAGATCATCTCAAGCCTACTGATCTTTCAGAAGATGAGGTCTTCATATCGCCAACATCAGTGGATGGCCGCAGGTGGTTGCGCGAGGATATAGCCAAGAACTATTACGCCATGTGCCagactgctgctgttgttcgGGTTGAGAACCTCAAGTCTATTGCAGTGAGCCACAATGATGAGAAAGATCTGCAAGTCAGAGCTATGGAGAGTGCTTGCAGGGATATCAAGAAATCTTACAGCCAATGGCTCGAGAACCCATTCCTACAGGCCCTTGGTATCAGAGTTCATAACTTCGAGGCGAGGTATTTGCATGC TAACCCAATCCCATTCGAAGGAGAAGCCAACCCA CTGTTCATCAGTGACGGCATCAACGAGCGATTCATTCCTCGTGAAATCAAGCGAAATTCAACAGGCGAGAGTGTCATGTCCGTTGAAAGCGTAGACTTTGTTGTAAACCAGTCTTTGCCTTATCT GGCGGTCCGGCTAGACAGTTGGAGGGATGCTTCCACCCTCAACATCATCTACAATGATGCAAACTATACCGAAGCCGAGGTACAAAAGTACTTGAAGAGTATTGTCGAGTTCATGCTTGCTTTCAAACTATAA
- the TRI5 gene encoding Trichodiene synthase, with translation MENFPTEYFLNTSVRLLEYIRYRDSNYTREERIENLHYAYNKAAHHFAQPRQQQLLKVDPKRLQASLQTIVGMVVYSWAKVSKECMADLSIHYTYTLVLDDSSDDPYPAMMNYFNDLQAGREQAHPWWALVNEHFPNVLRHFGPFCSLNLIRSTLDFFEGCWIEQYNFGGFPGSHDYPQFLRRMNGLGHCVGASLWPKEQFDERSLFLEITSAIAQMENWMVWVNDLMSFYKEFDDERDQISLVKNYVVSDEISLHEALEKLTQDTLHSSKQMVAVFSDKDPQVMDTIECFMHGYVTWHLCDHRYRLNEIYEKVKEQKTEDAQKFCKFYEQAANVGAVSPSEWAYPPVAQLANVRSKDVKNVKQIEKPLLSSIELVE, from the exons atggagAACTTTCCCACCGAGTATTTTCTCAACACTTCTGTGCGCCTTCTTGAGTACATTCGATACCGAGATAGTAACTACACACGAGAAGAGCGCATCGAGAATCTGCACTATGCTTACAACAAGGCTGCTCATCACTTTGCTCAGCCCCGACAACAGCAGCTACTCAAGGTAGACCCTAAGCGACTACAGGCTTCCCTCCAAACAATCGTTGGCATGGTCGTATACAGTTGGGCAAAGGTCTCTAAAGAGTGTATGGCGGATCTATCTATTCATTACACGTACACGCTCGTTTTGGATGACAGCAGCGACGACCCATatccagccatgatgaacTATTTCAACGATCTTCAGGCCGGACGAGAACAGGCTCACCCGTGGTGGGCGCTTGTCAATGAGCACTTTCCCAATGTCCTTCGACATTTTGGTCCCTTCTGCTCGTTGAACCTTATCCGCAGCACTCTTGACT TTTTTGAGGGATGCTGGATCGAGCAGTACAACTTTGGAGGATTCCCAGGATCCCATGACTATCCTCAGTTTCTTCGACGCATGAATGGCTTGGGTCACTGTGTCGGGGCTTCTTTGTGGCCCAAGGAGCAGTTTGATGAACGAAGTCTATTCCTTGAAATCACATCAGCCATTGCTCAGATGGAGAACTGGATGGTCTGGGTCAACGATCTTATGTCATTCTACAAGGAATTCGACGATGAGCGTGACCAGATCAGCCTCGTCAAGAACTACGTCGTCTCTGATGAAATCAGTCTCCACGAAGCTTTGGAGAAGCTGACCCAAGACACTCTGCACTCGTCCAAGCAGATGGTTGCTGTCTTCTCTGACAAGGACCCTCAGGTGATGGACACGATTGAGTGCTTCATGCATGGTTATGTCACGTGGCACTTGTGCGATCACAGGTACCGCCTTAATGAGATCTACGAAAAGGTCAAGGAACAAAAGACCGAGGACGCTCAGAAGTTTTGCAAGTTTTATGAGCAGGCTGCTAATGTCGGTGCCGTCTCGCCCTCGGAGTGGGCTTACCCACCAGTTGCGCAACTGGCAAACGTTCGATCCAAGGATGTGAAGAATGTGAAACAGATTGAAAAGCCTCTGCTGAGTTCAATTGAGCTAGTGGAGTGA
- the TRI11 gene encoding isotrichodermin C-15 hydroxylase (TransMembrane:1 (o6-30i)): MFQFSLWPFLALSGGTWLAYVVMLLVYNLFFHPLRKFPGPWLNSITQLPHTLLMLCGLPHKRHLALHMKYGPVVRIGPNMLSFNHPDAMKDVRGHRKSGEAEHGKDPISVQSNGDNIVGSDRENHTRFRRALAYGFSAQAMLEQEPTFKAYVNQLFQRLHEQSCNGTKTVDISKWYTFTTFDMIGDLAFGESFSCLDNSTYHPWVSLAFESLKSLAFLAEIGRYPTIAPYAGLLVPRGLLTKFAENKELASMKVRKRLDTETDRPDFVGKITQGLKSKGTSMEFNELASNASVLIVAGSETTATLLSAAVYFLCANPRTLDLLTEEVRSTYTRADDIDLVSTQGLRYMQAVLDEALRMYPPVAGGGSPRKIAKGGSFVAGYFVPEDTLVENDMWATHYDPKYFNQPHDFIPERWLGDERFKNDRLDAVKPFSIGPRNCIGMNLAYAEMRMMLARTVWEFDIHLSKSSQNWYKESRVYLAWNKPPLEVYLVPR; encoded by the exons ATGTTTCAATTCTCCCTGTGGCCCTTTTTGGCCTTGTCAGGCGGCACA TGGCTTGCATATGTTGTAATGTTGCTCGTGTACAACCTGTTTTTCCATCCCCTACGCAAGTTTCCCGGACCCTGGCTCAACAGCATTACACAACTTCCCCATACACTTCTCATGCTCTGTGGACTTCCTCACAAGAGACATCTTGCGCTTCATATGAAGTATGGTCCAGTTGTACGAATAGGGCCAAACATGCTCTCGTTCAATCACCCTGACGCCATGAAGGATGTTCGTGGTCATCGCAAATCGGGTGAAGCTGAACATGGTAAGGATCCAATCTCAGTACAATCCAATGGAGACAACATCGTTGGTAGCGATCGTGAGAACCATACTCGCTTCCGCCGCGCTCTAGCATACGGCTTTTCTGCCCAGGCGATGCTTGAGCAAGAGCCTACCTTTAAAGCATATGTCAATCAGCTATTTCAACGTCTTCATGAGCAGTCATGCAATGGTACAAAAACAGTTGACATTTCAAAATGGTATACCTTTACGACGTTTGATATGATAGGTGACTTGGCGTTTGGAGAGTCCTTCAGCTGTCTGGACAACTCTACCTACCACCCATGGGTATCTCTGGCCTTTGAGAGTCTTAAGAGTCTTGCTTTCTTAGCTGAGATAGGCCGGTATCCAACAATCGCCCCCTACGCTGGTCTTTTGGTTCCTCGAGGTCTACTCACCAAGTTTGCAGAGAACAAAGAGCTTGCCAGCATGAAGGTGCGCAAGCGACTTGACACTGAAACAGACAGGCCAGATTTCGTGGGCAAGATTACACAAGGGCTGAAATCTAAAGGAACA AGTATGGAGTTCAACGAGCTGGCGTCCAACGCCTCGGTTTTGATCGTGGCTGGTTCTGAGACAACTGCTACCCTGCTTTCTGCCGCCGTCTACTTTCTCTGTGCTAACCCACGTACGTTGGACCTCTTGACTGAAGAGGTCCGGTCTACTTACACACGGGCGGATGATATTGACCTTGTGTCCACACAAGGGCTGCGGTACATGCAGGCAGTCCTAGATGAGGCTCTGCGCATGTACCCGCCTGTAGCAGGTGGAGGTTCACCACGAAAGATAGCCAAAGGTGGCAGTTTTGTTGCCGGATACTTTGTTCCGGAAGAC ACCTTGGTTGAGAACGACATGTGGGCAACACACTACGACCCAAAGTATTTCAACCAACCACACGACTTCATTCCTGAGCGATGGCTAGGAGATGAGCGTTTCAAGAATGACCGTCTCGATGCAGTCAAGCCTTTCTCAATCGGTCCACGAAATTGCATTGGTATGAA TCTTGCGTACGCAGAGATGCGCATGATGCTGGCACGAACAGTTTGGGAGTTTGACATTCATCTTTCCAAAAGCAGCCAGAATTGGTACAAAGAAAGCAGAGTCTATCTCGCATGGAACAAACCTCCCCTGGAGGTGTACCTTGTCCCAAGGTGA
- the TRI12 gene encoding trichothecene efflux pump (TransMembrane:14 (i42-60o80-98i110-131o137-158i165-184o196-217i238-260o272-289i310-332o352-375i382-399o405-429i441-464o534-552i)), whose protein sequence is MNAAVPDEGLILDSQSDDRLRAKALATSAAELPDGYYRSTRVVATFSAFSLNVVATYFLLLASSSALPHILQDVGRSENSTLFSTLWTTGQAVSILMMGRLTDRFGRRPFVIVTHILGLIGAIVACTATNFNALLAAMTMLGVAAGPAGSAPLIIGELMSNKTKFLGILLVSIPNIVSTMGPYFGQRLSIQGSWRWIFYIYIIISSIATALIVIWYHPPSFTQLHGKNASKRAELVKVDWIGIIFLTAGTSLFLLGVSWGGQPNNPWNSARVIGLIASGAGTLIIFGLYEVYGNPERPMVPPKLFKDVRGFVCILLISSIMGAMHLSLIIIYPQQVVNIFGSSLKGWEETAWMTATATFGTWAGVVTLGSCFHLIKHIRLQILVGTMWLTAFLGAMSSINRDNKGSAIAFSFLAGFIVAWAQDVTMMLVQFITTDENLGVAFAVVAAARPFCGSIFTAAFIAVYTNRYPRELTTHLSSALRGTGFPQGSFSGLLEAAKSGQIEAVNALPGMTTNISQLVSKAMADSYAASYANVYYFAVALGVIPIVASLCMRDLDSYLTDHVPHQLYDRKNAAKDILEGDSESQPSPTILSINGKNES, encoded by the exons ATGAATGCTGCAGTTCCAGACGAAGGGCTCATCCTTGACTCTCAGTCAGACGACAGGCTGCGAGCCAAAGCTCTCGCCACTTCAGCCGCGGAGTTACCAGACGGATACTATCGCTCAACTCGCGTTGTGGCAACGTTTTCAGCCTTCTCCCTCAATGTTGTCGCTACGtattttcttcttctggcGTCATCCTCTGCTCTTCCTCATATACTTCAAGATGTTGGCCGAAGTGAAAACTCAACTCTCTTCTCAACTCTATGGACAACTGGCCAAGCTGTCAGTATCCTAATGATGGGTCGTCTTACTGACAGATTTGGGCGACGGCCATTTGTCATTGTTACTCATATTCTGGGACTTATTGGTGCTATCGTTGCTTGTACAGCTACCAATTTCAATGCTCTGTTGGCTGCTATGACAATGCTGGGTGTGGCCGCTGGTCCCGCAGGTTCAGCCCCTCTTATCATCGGCGAGCTAATGAGTAACAAAACCAAGTTCTTGGGTATCCTTCTTGTTTCTATTCCCAACATTGTTTCCACTATGGGCCCCTACTTTGGTCAGCGTCTCAGCATCCAAGGCAGTTGGCGTTGGATCTTCTACATATATATCATCATAAGTT CGATTGCAACCGCACTTATTGTTATATGGTATCACCCTCCGTCATTCACGCAACTTCACGGCAAAAACGCCAGCAAGCGGGCTGAACTAGTAAAGGTAGACTGGATAGGCATCATCTTTCTCACTGCAGGAACATCACTATTTCTCCTTGGTGTTTCCTGGGGTGGCCAACCGAACAACCCGTGGAACTCTGCCAGGGTCATCGGACTCATAGCATCCGGCGCTGGAACACTCATTATCTTTGGCTTATACGAGGTCTATGGCAACCCCGAACGACCCATGGTACCGCCGAAACTCTTCAAAGATGTTCGTGGCTTTGTCTGTATTCTTCTCATCAGTTCCATCATGGGCGCAATGCATCTTTCCCTCATTATTATTTACCCTCAACAAGTCGTCAACATCTTCGGTTCCAGCTTGAAGGGCTGGGAAGAGACTGCATGGATGACAGCAACTGCCACTTTTGGTACATGGGCGGGAGTTGTGACTCTGGGCAGCTGTTTTCATCTCATCAAGCATATCCGTTTGCAGATACTCGTGGGAACCATGTGGCTCACTGCTTTCCTAGGAGCAATGTCTTCTATCAACCGAGATAACAAGGGCTCCGCCATAGCGTTCTCgtttcttgccggctttatAGTCGCCTGGGCTCAGGATGTCACAATGATGCTTGTCCAATTCATTACGACGGATGAGAATTTAGGCGTCGCTTTCG CTGTCGTCGCTGCTGCCCGACCTTTTTGTGGTTCTATTTTCACCGCCGCCTTCATCGCCGTCTACACCAACCGCTATCCGCGCGAACTAACGACCCATCTCAGTTCAGCGCTGCGTGGTACGGGATTTCCACAAGGTTCTTTCTCTGGTCTTCTTGAGGCTGCCAAGTCGGGACAAATAGAAGCTGTCAACGCTCTCCCCGGAATGACGACCAATATTTCTCAGCTAGTCAGCAAGGCCATGGCAGATAGTTACGCAGCTTCATATGCGAATGTGTACTATTTCGCCGTGGCATTGGGGGTCATTCCAATCGTAGCAAGTCTTTGCATGAGGGATCTCGACTCTTACCTAACCGACCACGTTCCGCATCAACTTTATGATAGAAAGAACGCAGCTAAAGACATACTCGAGGGTGATTCCGAATCACAGCCATCTCCAACGATACTTTCAATTAATGGAAAGAATGAAAG CTAA
- the TRI4 gene encoding Trichodiene oxygenase (TransMembrane:1 (o15-40i)), translating to MIDLDRVKTLVDIPISHVVGIFAVSAVIYFLSSCFYNLYLHPLRKIPGPKLAAIGPYLEFYHEVIRDGQYLWEIAKMHDKYGPIVRVNAHEVHIRDSSYYSTIYTAGARKTNKDPATVGAFDVPTATAATVDHDKHRARRGYLNPYFSKRTITNLEPFIHERVTKLLTRFQEHLDNNQILSLDGAFCALTADVITSRFYGKHYNYLDLPDFHFVVRDGFLGLTKVYHLARFLPLLVTVLKRLPYACVRMIAPSVCDLLQMRNEIQERGAGEFLSNKTSEAKSSILFGALADTHIPLHERTVERMLDEGTVILFAGTETTSRTLAITLFYLLTHPECLKKLREELNTLPKVEDDKFTLATLENLPYLNGVVHEGFRLAFGPISRSGRVATQENLKYKEHVIPAGTPISQSTYFMHTDPNIFPEPSKFRPERWIEAAENKIPLKKYITNFSQGSRQCIGYTMAFAEMYLALSRIAQAYDVELYDTTKADIDMTHARIVGYPKAIPGKTEHVGEIRVKVLKAL from the exons ATGATTGACCTAGACCGAGTTAAGACTTTGGTCGACATTCCCATCAGCCATGTTGTTGGAATTTTCGCAGTGTCGGCTGTCATCTACTTCCTTTCTTCCTGCTTCTACAACCTTTACTTGCATCCGCTGAGAAAAATCCCGGGACCAAAGCTGGCTGCTATTGGACCATACCTCGAGTTTTACCACGAGGTCATCCGGGATGGCCAATATCTTTGGGAGATCGCCAAGATGCACGATAAATATG GACCCATCGTTCGGGTCAACGCTCATGAAGTTCACATCAGGGATTCATCCTATTACTCCACCATTTATACTGCCGGTGCTCGAAAGACTAATAAGGATCCGGCGACTGTTGGTGCCTTTGACGTTCCGACTGCCACTGCGGCTACTGTTGATCATGACAAGCATCGTGCTCGCCGAGGCTACCTGAACCCTTACTTCTCGAAGCGAACAATCACCAATCTCGAGCCTTTCATCCATGAGCGTGTCACCAAGCTTTTGACTCGATTTCAGGAACATTTGGACAACAACCAGATCCTCAGTCTCGATGGTGCCTTTTGCGCTCTGACGGCCGATGTCATCACTTCTCGATTCTATGGCAAGCATTACAACTATCTCGATCTTCCCGACTTTCACTTCGTGGTTCGCGACGGTTTCTTGGGTCTTACCAAGGTGTACCATCTTGCACGCTTTCTCCCTCTTTTGGTCACCGTTTTGAAGCGCCTTCCTTACGCCTGTGTCCGCATGATCGCACCGTCTGTATGTGATCTTCTACAGATGCGAAATGAGATCCAGGAACGCGGTGCTGGAGAGTTCCTATCCAACAAGACTAGCGAGGCCAAGTCATCCATCCTTTTCGGTGCACTCGCTGATACCCATATCCCCCTCCATGAACGCACTGTTGAGCGAATGCTCGATGAGGGTACCGTTATCCTGTTTGCAGGTACTGAGACTACCTCAAGGACACTGGCCATTACACTTTTCTATCTCTTGACTCATCCAGAGTGCCTGAAGAAACTCCGAGAGGAACTGAACACTCTGCCAAAGGTTGAAGACGACAAGTTTACCTTGGCGACTCTCGAGAATCTCCCCTACCTGAATGGTGTCGTTCATGAGGGATTCCGTCTCGCTTTCGGTCCAATCTCTCGCTCCGGACGTGTCGCTACTCAGGAGAACTTGAAGTACAAGGAGCATGTCATCCCCGCTGGA ACGCCCATTTCCCAGTCCACTTATTTCATGCACACTGATCCCAACATCTTCCCTGAGCCCTCCAAGTTCAGGCCTGAGCGATGGATTGAGGCCGCAGAGAACAAGATTCCTCTGAAGAAGTATATCACCAACTTTTCTCAGGGATCGAGACAGTGCATTGGTTACAC AATGGCCTTTGCTGAGATGTATCTTGCCCTTTCTCGCATTGCTCAGGCTTACGACGTTGAGCTTTATGACACTACTAAGGCCGACATTGACATGACTCACGCCCGTATTGTTGGCTATCCCAAGGCAATTCCTGGCAAGACCGAGCATGTCGGCGAAATTCGTGTCAAGGTTCTCAAGGCTTTGTAA
- the TRI9 gene encoding uncharacterized protein codes for MLAAAKLIDSTEMDPDVSWLEVVAYSGVSAALCATIWVAAKAC; via the coding sequence ATGCTCGCAGCCGCTAAATTGATCGACTCGACGGAAATGGACCCTGATGTTTCATGGCTCGAAGTTGTCGCATACTCGGGTGTCAGCGCTGCCTTATGCGCAACCATCTGGGTCGCTGCAAAAGCATGTTGA
- the TRI6 gene encoding transcription factor: MIYMESESHYESWSALPLFDRVASPDHAKDFVSVPVPVPVPVPVPDLNDYESPTFDIDLLSEYYDFDNFPTYSLPTVDSTKTFFPEEPPFCFDVDLVNPAVEHYITTSSGLLDAVPSQVIALPSFTRPSKCPFPSCKSTTIFESGRDFRRHYRQHFKRFFCRYPECSQSTQDLQEVGTKGFATRKDRARHESKHKPTVRCPWHDQQGQQCLRVFSRVDNMRDHYRRIHKC; this comes from the coding sequence ATGATTTACATGGAGTCCGAATCTCACTACGAATCTTGGAGCGCCTTGCCCCTCTTTGATCGTGTTGCGTCTCCCGATCATGCCAAGGACTTTGTCTcagtcccagtcccagtcccagtcccagtcccagtcccagATCTAAACGACTATGAATCACCAACTTTCGACATCGATCTTTTATCAGAATATTATGATTTCGACAACTTCCCCACATACTCTCTACCAACGGTGGATTCGACCAAGACATTCTTCCCTGAAGAACCACCTTTTTGCTTCGACGTTGACCTCGTGAACCCAGCTGTCGAGCATTATATCACCACATCCTCGGGTCTGTTGGACGCAGTGCCAAGTCAAGTTATCGCTCTCCCCAGCTTCACACGACCAAGCAAATGTCCGTTCCCCAGCTGCAAATCGACCACAATATTCGAAAGCGGACGTGACTTTCGGCGGCATTACCGTCAGCATTTCAAACGCTTCTTCTGTCGCTACCCAGAGTGTTCTCAGTCAACACAAGACCTACAGGAAGTGGGCACGAAAGGCTTCGCGACTCGAAAGGACCGTGCTCGCCATGAGTCCAAACACAAACCAACAGTACGGTGCCCTTGGCACGACCAGCAAGGACAACAGTGTCTAAGGGTCTTCAGCCGCGTGGATAACATGCGGGACCACTACAGGCGGATACACAAGTGTTGA